In Thunnus thynnus chromosome 20, fThuThy2.1, whole genome shotgun sequence, a single window of DNA contains:
- the btbd17a gene encoding BTB/POZ domain-containing protein 17, which yields MVKEVRRLVQIHVGMLLLAVCLHLGAAAAGMLKVDGAQEGGGGGSADTISHSLTLVQRLEALLVQGNGSDVSLRVETPNADEVKVIQAHSLVLSLQSPVFEEMLLSRNSSTLVLKESSDCAAVFDKFIRYLYCGEISLRLEQATPLHKLATKYQVLVLQQGITQYMTKNLARDSPSGHVAGWYEYALIAGDVTLRDNCLQYLAWNLSSVLQSGEWVTISSQLLMSLLQRSDLILQSEMELFAALEAWIIQNEPDGLTAENALRAVRYAMMPPRELFRLQTQSSVLARYQESVRDLLYMSYQFHSASPLHMAKYFDVNCSLFMPRNYLSPVWGSSWIINNPTRDDRSTSFQTQLGPSGHDSSKRVTWNALFSPRWLPLSMRPIYTETGAMQPTRVEGGRPRIIITPATSSADFAGVNFQKTVLVMAQQQGKLVVKHVYNFHQSTEENGDFLAEADLYRRTSEYLIDSSLFLHIVVKPLYQTLITTKN from the exons GCCGCCTGGTTCAAATACATGTTGGGATGTTGCTTTTGGCTGTCTGTCTTCACCTGGgggcagctgctgcag GCATGCTGAAGGTCGACGGGGCCCAGGAgggtggcggcggcggcagcgCGGACACCATCAGTCACTCTCTGACCCTGGTGCAGCGTCTGGAGGCCCTGCTGGTTCAGGGAAACGGCAGTGACGTGTCGCTCAGGGTGGAGACGCCCAATGCCGACGAGGTGAAGGTGATCCAGGCTCACTCGCTGGTGCTCTCGCTGCAGAGCCCCGTGTTTGAGGAGATGCTGCTGAGCCGCAACAGCAGCACCCTGGTCCTGAAAGAAAGCTCCGACTGCGCTGCTGTGTTTGACAAGTTCATCAG GTATCTGTATTGTGGTGAGATCTCTCTGCGTCTGGAGCAGGCCACTCCTTTACACAAGCTGGCTACTAAGTATCAGGTGCTGGTTCTCCAGCAAGGCATCACCCAGTACATGACCAAGAATCTAGCCCGGGACTCCCCCTCGGGCCACGTGGCGGGCTGGTACGAGTATGCCCTGATCGCCGGGGACGTGACTCTGAGAGACAACTGCCTTCAGTATCTGGCCTGGAACCTGTCTTCGGTGCTGCAGAGCGGAGAGTGGGTGACCATCAGCAGCCAGCTGCTCATGTCTCTGCTGCAGCGCTCGGACCTCATTCTGCAGAGTGAGATGGAGCTCTTTGCGGCGCTGGAGGCCTGGATTATTCAGAACGAGCCGGACGGTTTGACGGCGGAGAACGCTTTGAGAGCTGTGCGCTACGCCATGATGCCGCCACGGGAGCTCTTCCGTCTGCAGACCCAGTCCTCGGTCCTAGCTCGCTATCAGGAGTCGGTGCGTGACCTGCTCTATATGTCCTACCAGTTTCACTCTGCGTCACCGCTGCACATGGCCAAATACTTTGACGTGAACTGCAGCCTCTTCATGCCCAGGAACTACCTCTCACCAGTGTGGGGGTCATCCTGGATCATCAACAACCCGACACGAGACGACCGCAGCACCAGCTTCCAGACTCAGCTGGGACCCAGCGGCCATGACTCCAGCAAGCGGGTGACTTGGAACGCCCTGTTCTCGCCACGTTGGTTACCCCTCAGCATGAGGCCGATATACACGGAGACAGGCGCCATGCAGCCGACACGAGTGGAGGGAGGGCGCCCTCGCATCATCATCACACCAGCCACGTCCAGTGCCGATTTCGCCGGGGTGAACTTCCAGAAGACGGTGCTTGTGATGGCTCAGCAGCAGGGGAAGCTGGTGGTGAAACATGTCTACAACTTCCATCAGAGCACCGAGGAAAACGGGGATTTCTTGGCCGAAGCCGACCTGTACCGCCGGACGTCTGAATACCTCATCGACAGCTCCCTCTTCCTCCACATTGTGGTGAAGCCACTGTACCAAACCCTCATCACCACCAAGAACTGA